A window from Micromonospora terminaliae encodes these proteins:
- a CDS encoding M16 family metallopeptidase: protein MSATVETGTRPLPALGPNRRLKLPKQAERTLGNGLTVIAVRRSAIPLVELRLWMPFGRTHLARGGMLAQTLLSGTETHTATQLAAELQKVGGGLSAGIDPDRLMLSGAGLVTGLDRMLELLADVLTGATYPADWVETERDRLVDRIQVAQSQPAHLARTALLKRIYGRHPYAVQTPEPDQVRAVKPPVLRRLHAERVHPAGAVLVLVGDVQPERALDAAERALSGWTGEGQPAELPPAPPLEPGPLLLVDRPGSVQSSLRIALPAVPRTHPDHAALQLANLVFGGYFSSRWVENIREDKGYTYGPHSLVEHSVAGSVLVAAAEVATEVTAPALLETMYELGRLAALPPKPDELEQARQYALGTLQLGASTQAGLASLTSAYAGNGLRLDFLAEHAARLAAATVDDVAAAAARYLAPALAVTVVLGDAERVADSLATLTPVRTEST, encoded by the coding sequence ATGAGTGCAACCGTCGAGACGGGCACCCGGCCGCTGCCGGCGCTCGGTCCCAACCGCAGGCTCAAGCTGCCCAAGCAGGCCGAGCGCACGCTCGGCAACGGCCTCACCGTGATCGCGGTGCGCCGCAGCGCGATCCCGCTCGTGGAGCTGCGGCTCTGGATGCCGTTCGGGCGTACCCACCTGGCCCGCGGCGGGATGCTCGCGCAGACCCTGCTCTCGGGCACCGAGACGCACACGGCGACCCAGCTCGCCGCCGAGTTGCAGAAGGTCGGCGGCGGGCTCTCCGCCGGCATCGACCCGGACCGGCTCATGCTCTCCGGCGCGGGCCTGGTCACCGGCCTCGACCGGATGCTGGAGCTGCTCGCCGACGTGCTCACCGGGGCCACCTACCCGGCCGACTGGGTGGAGACCGAGCGGGACCGGCTGGTCGACCGGATCCAGGTGGCCCAGAGCCAGCCCGCCCACCTGGCCCGCACCGCGCTGCTCAAGCGGATCTACGGCCGGCACCCGTACGCCGTCCAGACCCCCGAGCCCGACCAGGTGCGCGCCGTGAAGCCGCCGGTGCTGCGCCGGCTGCACGCCGAGCGGGTGCACCCGGCCGGCGCGGTGCTGGTCCTGGTCGGCGACGTACAGCCCGAGCGGGCCCTGGACGCCGCCGAGCGGGCGCTCTCCGGCTGGACGGGGGAGGGGCAGCCCGCCGAGCTGCCGCCCGCGCCGCCGCTGGAGCCCGGGCCGCTGCTGCTTGTCGACCGCCCCGGCTCGGTGCAGTCGTCGCTGCGGATCGCGTTGCCCGCGGTGCCCCGCACACACCCCGACCACGCCGCGCTGCAACTCGCCAACCTGGTCTTCGGCGGCTACTTCTCCTCCCGCTGGGTGGAGAACATCCGCGAGGACAAGGGCTACACGTACGGGCCGCACTCGCTGGTCGAGCACTCGGTGGCCGGGTCGGTGCTGGTGGCCGCCGCCGAGGTGGCCACCGAGGTGACCGCGCCCGCCCTGCTGGAGACCATGTACGAGCTGGGCCGGCTGGCCGCCCTGCCGCCCAAGCCGGACGAGCTGGAGCAGGCCCGCCAGTACGCCCTCGGCACGCTCCAGCTCGGCGCGTCCACCCAGGCCGGGCTGGCGTCGCTGACCAGCGCGTACGCCGGCAACGGGCTACGCCTCGACTTCCTGGCCGAGCACGCCGCCCGGCTGGCCGCGGCGACCGTGGACGACGTTGCCGCGGCGGCGGCCCGCTATCTCGCGCCCGCGCTGGCGGTCACCGTGGTGCTCGGCGACGCCGAGCGGGTGGCCGACAGTCTCGCCACGCTCACTCCCGTTCGCACGGAGTCCACATGA
- a CDS encoding M16 family metallopeptidase, which produces MPTRRARIPATKYPVERFTLDNGLRVVLTPDRSAPVIGVAVVYDVGIRSEPEGRTGFAHLFEHLMFQGSENLEKLAHFRHVQGAGGTFNGSTHLDYTDYYETLPSNALERALFLEADRMRGPRLTEENLRNQVDVVKEEIRVNVLNRPYGGFPWLTLPPVMFDTFPNAHDGYGSFDDLESATVGDAADFFRRYYASGNAVLAVSGDVDVAEATALIERHFGDVPARPAPDRPDFAEPDLTAERRTSYTDQLAPLPAVAGAWRVPDPVTDFAGYLPYVVLAEVLTDGDASRLVERLVQRDRSVTSLGGYLGFMGDPFDVRDPTALLLQAHLPPGGDVDKVLRTVDEELDRLATDGLTEGELARTQARMATHLLRDTDAVLGRALRMAVLEQQRGEPGLLNELPRLVGEVTDEQVRAAAATLRPERRASIEVIAGGAR; this is translated from the coding sequence GTGCCGACGCGGAGAGCGAGAATTCCAGCGACGAAATACCCGGTCGAGCGGTTCACCCTCGACAACGGCCTGCGGGTGGTGCTCACCCCCGACCGCAGCGCCCCGGTCATCGGGGTGGCGGTGGTCTACGACGTCGGCATCCGCTCCGAGCCCGAGGGCCGCACCGGCTTCGCCCACCTCTTCGAGCACCTGATGTTCCAGGGTTCGGAGAACCTCGAGAAGCTGGCCCACTTCCGGCACGTCCAGGGCGCCGGCGGCACCTTCAACGGCTCCACCCACCTGGACTACACCGACTACTACGAGACCCTGCCCAGCAACGCGCTGGAGCGGGCGCTCTTCCTGGAGGCCGACCGGATGCGCGGCCCCCGGCTGACCGAGGAGAACCTGCGCAACCAGGTCGACGTGGTCAAGGAGGAGATCCGGGTCAACGTGCTCAACCGGCCGTACGGCGGGTTCCCCTGGCTCACCCTGCCGCCGGTCATGTTCGACACCTTCCCCAACGCCCACGACGGCTACGGCTCCTTCGACGACCTGGAGTCGGCCACCGTCGGCGACGCGGCCGACTTCTTCCGCCGCTACTACGCCAGTGGCAACGCGGTCCTGGCGGTCAGCGGGGACGTCGACGTGGCCGAGGCGACCGCGCTGATCGAGCGGCACTTCGGCGACGTGCCGGCCCGGCCCGCCCCGGACCGCCCCGACTTCGCCGAGCCCGACCTCACCGCGGAGCGGCGCACCTCGTACACCGATCAGCTGGCCCCGCTGCCGGCGGTGGCCGGGGCCTGGCGGGTGCCCGACCCGGTGACCGACTTCGCCGGCTACCTGCCCTACGTGGTGCTGGCCGAGGTGCTCACCGACGGCGACGCCTCCCGGCTGGTCGAGCGGCTCGTCCAGCGGGACCGCTCGGTCACCAGCCTCGGCGGCTACCTCGGCTTCATGGGCGACCCGTTCGACGTGCGCGACCCCACGGCGCTGCTGCTGCAGGCGCACCTGCCGCCCGGTGGCGACGTCGACAAGGTGCTGCGCACCGTCGACGAGGAACTGGACCGGCTGGCCACCGACGGGCTGACCGAGGGGGAGCTGGCCCGGACCCAGGCCCGGATGGCCACCCACCTGCTGCGGGACACCGACGCGGTGCTCGGCCGGGCGCTGCGGATGGCCGTCCTGGAACAACAGCGCGGCGAGCCGGGCCTGCTCAACGAGCTGCCCAGACTGGTCGGCGAGGTGACCGACGAGCAGGTCCGCGCCGCCGCCGCCACCCTGCGGCCCGAGCGCCGCGCGTCCATCGAGGTCATCGCCGGAGGTGCGCGATGA
- a CDS encoding ABC transporter substrate-binding protein, with protein MRRLPFRRLVTLATLAVVGAATLGATAACGDDSDEAAGGSGPVTLRLGYFPNITHAPAVVGVEKGIFKEKLGGNVTLETKTFNAGPAAIEAVFSGALDATYIGPNPTVNAFSKSKGEAVRVVSGAASGGVALVVKPGITSAEQLRGKKIATPQLGNTQDVALRYWLKEKGLQTTKEGGGDVKVVPQENAQTVETFGSGAIDGAWVPEPFVSRLVNAGGKVLVDERDLWPDKKFVITNLLVSTKFLKAHPDVVKKLVEGQVAANEFVNSKPDEAQQAISDHIGKITGKPLDLKLIKQAWPTLEFTNDPIPSSLKTGLDHAVAVGLTQPVDLNGLYDLKYLNEVLKAQGKAEVVQP; from the coding sequence ATGAGACGGCTCCCCTTCCGCCGCCTGGTCACCCTGGCCACCCTCGCCGTGGTCGGCGCGGCCACCCTGGGCGCCACCGCGGCCTGCGGCGACGACAGCGACGAAGCCGCCGGCGGCTCCGGTCCGGTGACCCTGCGCCTCGGCTACTTCCCGAACATCACCCACGCGCCGGCCGTCGTCGGCGTGGAGAAGGGCATCTTCAAGGAGAAGCTGGGCGGCAACGTCACGCTGGAGACCAAGACGTTCAACGCCGGCCCGGCGGCCATCGAGGCGGTCTTCTCCGGCGCGCTCGACGCCACGTACATCGGTCCGAACCCGACCGTGAACGCCTTCTCGAAGTCGAAGGGCGAGGCGGTCCGGGTCGTGTCCGGCGCCGCGTCCGGCGGCGTGGCGCTGGTCGTGAAGCCGGGGATCACCTCCGCGGAGCAGCTGCGCGGCAAGAAGATCGCCACCCCGCAGCTCGGCAACACCCAGGACGTCGCGCTGCGCTACTGGCTCAAGGAGAAGGGCCTGCAGACCACCAAGGAGGGCGGCGGCGACGTCAAGGTGGTCCCCCAGGAGAACGCGCAGACCGTCGAGACCTTCGGCAGCGGCGCCATCGACGGCGCGTGGGTGCCCGAGCCCTTCGTCTCCCGGCTGGTGAACGCGGGCGGCAAGGTGCTGGTCGACGAGCGCGACCTCTGGCCGGACAAGAAGTTCGTCATCACCAACCTGCTGGTCAGCACCAAGTTCCTCAAGGCGCACCCGGACGTGGTGAAGAAGCTGGTCGAGGGGCAGGTCGCGGCCAACGAGTTCGTCAACAGCAAGCCGGACGAGGCCCAGCAGGCCATCTCCGACCACATCGGCAAGATCACCGGCAAGCCGCTGGACCTCAAGCTGATCAAGCAGGCCTGGCCGACGCTGGAGTTCACCAACGACCCGATCCCGTCCTCGCTGAAGACCGGCCTGGACCACGCCGTCGCGGTCGGGCTGACCCAGCCGGTCGACCTGAACGGCCTCTACGACCTGAAGTACCTCAACGAGGTGCTCAAGGCCCAGGGCAAGGCCGAGGTCGTCCAGCCGTGA
- a CDS encoding ABC transporter ATP-binding protein yields MTSTTTTPRSATGSVALRGVTKVYGQGEQAVLALDGVSLDVAPGEFVCLVGASGCGKSTLLNLVAGLDRASGGRIELGEGVNPGLMFQEPALFPWLTVEANVEVPLKLRGLPRDERKARVAELLRTVHLSDFGRKRPHQLSGGMRQRVALARTLALDTPVLLMDEPFGALDAMTRDILHDELERIWSERKLTVLFVTHNVREAARLADRIILLSSRPGRIIYSTGVDVPRPRRIDSPEIAAIAAEVTDRLRTEVGRHGQ; encoded by the coding sequence GTGACGTCGACCACGACGACCCCGCGCAGCGCGACCGGCTCGGTCGCGCTGCGCGGCGTGACCAAGGTGTACGGCCAGGGCGAACAGGCCGTCCTGGCGCTGGACGGGGTGTCGCTGGACGTCGCCCCCGGCGAGTTCGTCTGCCTGGTCGGCGCGTCCGGCTGTGGCAAGAGCACGCTGCTCAACCTGGTGGCCGGCCTGGACCGGGCCAGCGGCGGCCGGATCGAGCTGGGCGAGGGGGTGAACCCCGGCCTGATGTTCCAGGAGCCGGCGCTCTTCCCGTGGCTCACCGTCGAGGCCAACGTCGAGGTGCCGCTCAAGCTGCGCGGGCTGCCCCGGGACGAGCGCAAGGCCCGGGTCGCCGAGCTGCTGCGCACCGTCCACCTGTCCGACTTCGGCCGCAAGCGCCCGCACCAGCTCTCCGGCGGCATGCGGCAGCGGGTCGCGCTGGCCCGCACCCTCGCCCTGGACACCCCGGTGCTGCTCATGGACGAGCCGTTCGGCGCGCTCGACGCCATGACCCGGGACATCCTGCACGACGAGCTGGAACGGATCTGGTCCGAGCGGAAGCTCACCGTGCTCTTCGTGACGCACAACGTCCGCGAGGCGGCCCGGCTCGCCGACCGCATCATCCTGCTCTCCAGCCGGCCCGGCCGGATCATCTACTCCACCGGGGTCGACGTGCCGCGGCCCCGGCGGATCGACTCGCCGGAGATCGCGGCCATCGCCGCCGAGGTCACCGACCGGCTGCGTACGGAGGTGGGCCGCCATGGCCAGTGA
- a CDS encoding ABC transporter permease: protein MASDTLAGAPRTDAEISGLDALEIAGREKAPSPLRRTWSATWPKLAALALAIALWQAVVWTGWKDPWALPGPVPVFADLGHYALSSALWEGLATTARRAAVGFAAAVAVGLLLGLAVARVKVLRAAIGSMITALQTMPSIAWFPLAILLFQLSEQAIFFVVVLGAAPSVANGVIHGVDYVPPLLVRAGRNLGARGLNLYRYVIAPAALPAIVAGLKQGWAFAWRSLMAGELLVVIATRTSIGAQLTYARELSEATRLMAIMIVILVVGIVVDAAFGAADKAIRRRWGVLDQAGN, encoded by the coding sequence ATGGCCAGTGACACCCTCGCCGGGGCGCCGCGTACCGACGCGGAGATCTCCGGCCTCGACGCTCTGGAGATCGCGGGGCGGGAGAAGGCGCCGTCCCCGCTGCGCCGGACCTGGTCGGCCACCTGGCCCAAGCTGGCCGCGCTGGCCCTGGCCATCGCGCTCTGGCAGGCCGTGGTCTGGACCGGCTGGAAGGACCCCTGGGCGTTGCCCGGTCCGGTGCCCGTCTTCGCGGACCTGGGCCACTACGCGCTCAGCTCGGCGCTCTGGGAGGGCCTCGCCACCACGGCACGGCGGGCCGCCGTGGGCTTCGCGGCCGCGGTCGCCGTCGGTCTGCTGCTCGGCCTGGCCGTGGCCCGGGTGAAGGTGCTCCGCGCCGCGATCGGCTCGATGATCACCGCGCTGCAGACCATGCCGTCGATCGCCTGGTTCCCCCTCGCGATCCTGCTGTTCCAGCTCAGCGAGCAGGCCATCTTCTTCGTGGTGGTGCTCGGCGCGGCGCCGTCCGTCGCCAACGGCGTCATCCACGGCGTCGACTACGTGCCGCCGCTGCTCGTCCGGGCCGGTCGCAACCTCGGCGCCCGCGGGCTCAACCTCTACCGGTACGTGATCGCGCCGGCCGCGCTGCCGGCCATCGTGGCCGGGCTCAAGCAGGGCTGGGCGTTCGCCTGGCGCAGCCTCATGGCGGGCGAGCTGCTGGTGGTCATCGCCACCCGGACGTCGATCGGCGCGCAGCTCACCTATGCCCGGGAGCTGAGCGAGGCCACCCGGCTGATGGCCATCATGATCGTCATCCTCGTGGTGGGCATCGTGGTGGACGCCGCGTTCGGCGCGGCCGACAAGGCAATCCGCCGCCGCTGGGGCGTGCTGGACCAGGCTGGCAACTGA
- a CDS encoding RrF2 family transcriptional regulator — MYVSARADYALRAMLAVADAAGSTGDGGYGGGELVKAASLAERQDIPLSFLQGILLDLRRAGLLHSHRGTEGGYALTRPPADISVGDVLRAVGGALTSVRGMPADHAGYHGVAAGLRDVWLAVDGAIALVVDRTTLADLLADRAAAS, encoded by the coding sequence GTGTACGTCTCCGCGCGCGCCGACTACGCGCTCCGGGCCATGCTCGCCGTCGCCGACGCCGCCGGGTCCACCGGCGACGGGGGGTACGGGGGCGGCGAGCTGGTCAAGGCGGCGAGCCTGGCCGAGCGCCAGGACATCCCGCTCAGCTTCCTCCAGGGCATCCTGCTCGACCTGCGCCGGGCCGGGCTGCTGCACAGTCACCGCGGCACCGAGGGCGGGTACGCGCTCACCCGGCCGCCCGCCGACATCAGCGTGGGCGACGTGCTGCGGGCGGTGGGCGGCGCGCTGACCAGCGTCCGGGGCATGCCCGCCGACCACGCCGGCTACCACGGGGTGGCCGCCGGGCTGCGGGACGTGTGGCTGGCGGTGGACGGCGCGATCGCCCTCGTGGTCGACCGGACCACCCTCGCCGACCTGCTGGCCGACCGCGCCGCGGCGTCCTGA
- a CDS encoding DEAD/DEAH box helicase, producing the protein MTMTIPTFAATGLAPALVRELTAQGITEPFPIQAATLPDSLAGRDVLGRGRTGSGKTLAFGLPLLHRTAGRRARPGRPLALVLVPTRELAQQVTAALTPYARALGLRCATVVGGLSLQRQADALRAGAEVLVATPGRLHDLIDRRDARLDEVAVTVLDEADQMADMGFLPQVTKLLEQVAPNGQRMLFSATLDGGVDKLVRRFLDRPVSHSVDPGTATVTAMTHHVLHVEAEDKPAALAHIAAREGRTILFMATKHRADRVARQLLAKGVRAAALHGGKTQPQRTRILEQFRTGQVTALVATDVAARGIHVDGLDLVVNADPPTEAKDYLHRGGRTARAGESGTVVTLVLPEQRRDVSRLMSVAGITPHTARVRPGDDELARVTGARQPTGVPVSISPPPAPHPAPASRPARSRRPRRRG; encoded by the coding sequence ATGACCATGACCATTCCCACCTTCGCTGCCACCGGCCTGGCCCCGGCGCTGGTCCGCGAACTGACCGCGCAGGGCATCACCGAGCCGTTCCCGATCCAGGCGGCGACCCTGCCGGACTCGCTGGCCGGCCGCGACGTGCTCGGCCGCGGGCGCACCGGCTCGGGCAAGACGCTGGCCTTCGGGCTGCCGCTGCTGCACCGCACGGCCGGCCGCCGTGCCCGCCCCGGCCGTCCGCTGGCGCTCGTGCTGGTGCCCACCCGCGAGCTGGCCCAGCAGGTCACCGCGGCGCTCACCCCGTACGCCCGGGCGCTCGGGCTGCGCTGCGCCACCGTGGTCGGCGGGCTTTCCCTCCAGCGGCAGGCGGACGCGCTGCGTGCCGGCGCCGAGGTGCTGGTGGCGACCCCGGGTCGGCTGCACGACCTGATCGACCGGCGGGACGCCCGGCTCGACGAGGTGGCCGTCACGGTGCTCGACGAGGCCGACCAGATGGCCGACATGGGCTTCCTGCCGCAGGTCACGAAGCTGCTGGAGCAGGTCGCCCCGAACGGCCAGCGGATGCTCTTCTCGGCCACCCTGGACGGCGGCGTGGACAAGCTGGTCCGCCGCTTCCTGGACCGCCCGGTCTCGCACTCCGTCGACCCGGGCACCGCCACGGTGACCGCGATGACCCACCACGTGCTGCACGTCGAGGCGGAGGACAAGCCGGCCGCGCTGGCACACATCGCCGCCCGCGAGGGCCGCACCATCCTGTTCATGGCGACCAAGCACCGCGCCGACCGCGTCGCCCGCCAGCTACTGGCCAAGGGGGTACGCGCGGCCGCGCTGCACGGCGGCAAGACCCAGCCGCAGCGCACCCGGATCCTGGAGCAGTTCCGCACCGGCCAGGTCACCGCGCTGGTGGCGACCGACGTGGCGGCCCGGGGCATCCACGTCGACGGGCTGGACCTGGTGGTCAACGCCGACCCGCCCACCGAGGCGAAGGACTACCTGCACCGGGGCGGGCGGACCGCCCGGGCGGGGGAGTCGGGCACGGTGGTCACCCTGGTCCTGCCGGAGCAGCGCCGTGACGTCTCCCGGCTGATGTCCGTGGCCGGCATCACCCCGCACACCGCCCGGGTACGCCCCGGCGACGACGAACTGGCCCGCGTCACCGGCGCCCGCCAGCCCACCGGCGTCCCGGTCAGCATCAGCCCGCCGCCGGCGCCGCACCCCGCGCCCGCCTCCCGCCCGGCCCGGTCCCGCCGCCCGCGCCGCCGAGGCTGA
- the cspE gene encoding transcription antiterminator/RNA stability regulator CspE, giving the protein MAIGTVKWFNADKGFGFITPDDGGADVFAHFSAIQSSGYRSLDENQRVEFEVTQGQKGPQAENIRPL; this is encoded by the coding sequence ATGGCAATTGGCACCGTCAAGTGGTTCAACGCTGACAAGGGCTTCGGTTTCATCACCCCCGACGACGGCGGCGCCGACGTCTTCGCCCACTTCTCGGCGATCCAGTCCTCCGGCTACCGGAGCCTGGACGAGAACCAGCGGGTCGAGTTCGAGGTGACCCAGGGCCAGAAGGGCCCGCAGGCGGAGAACATCCGTCCGCTCTGA